Proteins from a genomic interval of Stenotrophomonas maltophilia:
- a CDS encoding LysR family transcriptional regulator, with protein sequence MKMIRFDDLQLFVRTAALGSFSQAAREADLLPGQVAAAVARLERELDLRLFVRTTRSLRMTGEGALYLPYAQEVLATLREGRARVQGEDAELHGTLQLSAPSDFGRNLLLPWLTAFRAAHPRLRLHLRLSDEVADVFRDPVDVAIRIGHFDDANYVALPLLEGNRRVLAASPDYLQRRGTPVRLDELREHDCLVYQLSGRAYDRWSFEVDGRRTVIPVRGPLVCDDADVVRRWAVAGEGITYKSWLDLREDVLAGRLQLLLDGVGSHIPLQLVCPHRKQFSPAVRQLHAQLRQHLQPLLSGMPDGLAGPLSPAPVLADNGGPP encoded by the coding sequence ATGAAGATGATCCGCTTCGATGACCTGCAGTTGTTCGTCCGCACGGCCGCACTGGGCAGCTTCTCGCAGGCGGCCCGCGAGGCCGATCTGTTACCCGGCCAGGTCGCTGCTGCCGTGGCGCGGCTGGAACGCGAGCTGGACCTGCGCCTGTTCGTGCGTACCACCCGCAGCCTGCGCATGACCGGCGAGGGCGCGCTGTACCTGCCGTATGCGCAGGAGGTGCTGGCTACCCTGCGCGAAGGGCGGGCCCGCGTGCAGGGCGAGGACGCCGAACTGCATGGCACGCTGCAGCTGTCGGCGCCGTCGGACTTCGGTCGCAACCTGCTGCTGCCGTGGCTGACTGCGTTCCGAGCCGCCCATCCACGGCTGCGCCTGCACCTGCGGCTGTCCGATGAAGTGGCCGACGTGTTCCGCGATCCGGTCGATGTGGCGATCCGCATCGGCCACTTCGACGACGCCAACTACGTGGCCCTGCCCCTGCTCGAAGGCAACCGCCGTGTACTCGCGGCCTCGCCCGATTACCTGCAGCGACGGGGCACGCCGGTGCGCCTGGACGAACTGCGCGAGCACGATTGCCTAGTCTACCAGCTCAGTGGCCGCGCCTATGATCGCTGGTCGTTCGAGGTCGACGGGCGCCGCACCGTGATCCCGGTGCGCGGCCCGCTGGTCTGCGACGACGCCGACGTGGTGCGCCGCTGGGCGGTGGCGGGCGAGGGCATCACCTACAAATCCTGGCTGGACCTGCGCGAAGACGTGCTGGCCGGGCGCCTGCAGCTGCTGCTCGACGGCGTCGGCAGCCACATTCCACTGCAGCTGGTGTGCCCGCATCGCAAGCAGTTCTCGCCGGCGGTGCGGCAGCTGCACGCGCAGCTGCGCCAGCACCTGCAACCGCTGCTGTCTGGCATGCCCGATGGACTCGCCGGCCCCCTGTCGCCCGCCCCGGTGCTGGCCGACAATGGCGGCCCCCCGTAA
- a CDS encoding dipeptidase, which yields MPSLCRLSLLLTLALCAPLSAHAIEFSAQELARAKALQQRLVTLDSHLDTPANFGRTGFDIEQRHDRNALSQVDYPRMVEGALDGGFWAIYTDQGDRTAAAHLAERDHGLQRLMEIREMLAANPERFALALTADDAARIKAAGKRVVYISMENASPLVADPSLLSFYHRAGLRLLSTVHFANNEFADSATDPKGAEWKGLSPAGKELVRQAVKLGIVIDQSHASDAVFDDLVAMMPVPFVLSHSSAKAVYDHPRNLDDARLRKLAKAGGVIQVNAYGGYLIDTAKTPERKQAEEALSKQLGGWEGMGIEQGVALLKAEQALDHEHPVRHASLDDFFAHFEHILKVVGPEHVGIGLDWDGGGGLSDLPDVSQLPKITAWLLRKGYTEQQIAGIWGGNLLRVMRRAQDYAAKQGG from the coding sequence ATGCCATCGCTGTGTCGCCTGTCTCTGTTGCTTACCCTGGCGCTGTGCGCGCCGTTGTCTGCCCATGCCATCGAGTTCAGCGCGCAGGAACTGGCCCGCGCCAAGGCACTGCAGCAGCGCCTGGTCACCCTCGACAGCCATCTGGATACGCCGGCCAATTTCGGCCGTACCGGTTTCGACATCGAGCAACGCCACGACCGCAATGCCCTTTCGCAGGTCGATTACCCGCGCATGGTCGAAGGCGCGCTGGACGGCGGTTTCTGGGCGATCTATACCGACCAGGGCGACCGCACCGCCGCCGCCCATCTTGCCGAACGCGACCACGGCCTGCAGCGCCTGATGGAAATCCGCGAAATGCTGGCCGCCAATCCCGAGCGCTTCGCACTGGCGCTGACCGCCGATGATGCCGCGCGGATCAAGGCCGCCGGCAAGCGCGTGGTCTACATCAGCATGGAAAACGCCAGCCCGCTGGTGGCCGACCCGAGCCTGTTGTCGTTCTACCACCGCGCCGGCCTGCGCCTGCTCAGCACCGTGCACTTCGCGAACAACGAGTTCGCCGATTCGGCTACCGACCCCAAGGGCGCGGAATGGAAAGGCCTGAGCCCGGCCGGCAAGGAGCTGGTGCGGCAGGCGGTGAAACTGGGCATCGTGATCGACCAGTCGCATGCATCGGACGCGGTGTTCGATGACCTGGTGGCGATGATGCCGGTGCCGTTCGTGCTCTCGCACAGCTCGGCCAAGGCCGTCTACGACCACCCGCGCAACCTGGATGATGCGCGGTTGCGCAAGCTGGCCAAGGCCGGTGGCGTGATCCAGGTGAACGCCTATGGCGGCTACCTGATCGACACTGCCAAGACGCCCGAGCGCAAGCAGGCCGAGGAAGCGCTGAGCAAGCAGCTGGGCGGCTGGGAAGGCATGGGCATCGAGCAGGGGGTTGCTCTGCTGAAAGCCGAACAGGCGCTGGACCACGAGCACCCGGTGCGCCACGCCAGCCTGGACGACTTCTTCGCCCACTTCGAGCACATCCTCAAGGTGGTCGGCCCGGAACATGTGGGCATCGGCCTGGACTGGGATGGCGGCGGTGGCCTGAGTGACCTGCCCGATGTCAGCCAGCTGCCGAAGATCACCGCGTGGCTGCTGCGCAAGGGTTACACCGAGCAGCAGATCGCCGGCATCTGGGGCGGCAACCTGTTGCGGGTGATGCGCAGGGCGCAGGATTACGCCGCAAAGCAGGGCGGTTGA
- a CDS encoding class I SAM-dependent rRNA methyltransferase — MNTPLPIVRLKNAWRSSHPWIFQKLVEKPTVRPKPGSIVDVVGIDGEFIGRGFYNGHSRIAVRILETDQNVPVDAGWFSRKIAQAVSLRREVLKLDAVSDAWRVVHSEGDGLSGLVVDRYGDLVVVEFFAAGMFRHREWIYDALREQFPGCRFHSFADEHVQKQESFDFHGNTTTEASVITEYGIKFRADPAGAHKTGFFADQRENREWLSQQVEGKSVLDLCCNTGGFAVYAAARGASEVVGIDIDEDVIQIAKGNSRLNNVRPKFVQSDIFPWLRDAANRGEQYDVVILDPAKMTRDRDQVITALKKYLDMNKLALGVVKPGGLFATFSCTGLVAEDQFLDMLRRAAYFSGRTIQILKVAGAGPDHPFMAHVQESRYLKAVFCRVVD, encoded by the coding sequence ATGAATACCCCCCTTCCGATTGTCCGCCTCAAGAATGCGTGGCGTTCCAGCCACCCGTGGATCTTCCAGAAACTGGTCGAGAAGCCGACCGTCCGGCCCAAGCCCGGTTCCATCGTCGACGTGGTCGGCATCGATGGCGAGTTCATTGGCCGCGGGTTCTACAACGGGCACTCGCGCATTGCCGTGCGCATCCTCGAAACCGACCAGAACGTACCGGTCGATGCCGGCTGGTTCTCGCGCAAGATCGCCCAGGCGGTGTCGCTGCGCCGTGAGGTGCTGAAGCTGGACGCGGTGTCCGACGCCTGGCGCGTGGTGCACAGCGAAGGCGACGGCCTGTCCGGGCTGGTGGTCGACCGCTACGGCGACCTGGTGGTGGTCGAGTTCTTCGCCGCCGGCATGTTCCGCCATCGCGAGTGGATCTATGACGCCCTGCGCGAGCAGTTCCCGGGTTGCCGCTTCCACAGCTTCGCCGACGAGCACGTGCAGAAGCAGGAAAGTTTCGACTTCCACGGCAACACCACCACCGAAGCGTCGGTGATCACCGAGTACGGCATCAAGTTCCGCGCCGACCCGGCCGGTGCGCACAAGACCGGCTTCTTCGCCGACCAGCGCGAGAACCGCGAGTGGCTGAGTCAGCAGGTGGAAGGCAAGAGCGTGCTGGACCTGTGCTGCAACACCGGCGGTTTCGCCGTGTATGCGGCTGCGCGTGGTGCTTCGGAAGTGGTCGGCATCGACATCGATGAAGACGTCATCCAGATCGCCAAGGGCAATTCGCGCCTGAACAACGTGCGTCCGAAGTTCGTCCAGTCCGACATCTTCCCGTGGCTGCGTGATGCCGCCAACCGCGGCGAGCAGTACGACGTGGTGATCCTGGATCCGGCGAAGATGACCCGCGACCGCGACCAGGTGATCACCGCGCTGAAGAAGTACCTGGACATGAACAAGCTGGCGCTGGGCGTGGTCAAGCCCGGTGGCCTGTTCGCCACGTTCTCCTGCACCGGCCTGGTGGCCGAGGACCAGTTCCTCGACATGCTGCGCCGCGCGGCCTATTTCTCCGGCCGCACGATCCAGATCCTGAAGGTGGCCGGCGCTGGTCCGGACCACCCGTTCATGGCCCACGTGCAGGAATCGCGTTACCTGAAGGCCGTGTTCTGCCGCGTGGTGGATTGA
- a CDS encoding TerC family protein yields the protein MQTIGNVWLWGGFAAVVVIALLVDLVLMRHGGPHKVTFKEALWWSIGWVALALLFNAGLWYYLNETAGQVVANKVGLEFLTGYLVEKALAVDNIFVFLMIMSYFAVPEEQRQKVLIIGILGAIVLRTIMIFAGSVLISQFHWLLYVFGAFLLFTGWKMWFAAGQEPDLETNPALRWMRKHLRLLPDYAGNALSVKRDGVRWFTPLFAVLILIAVTDVIFAVDSIPAIFAITTDPFIVLTSNVFAVLGLRAMFFLLAGMADRFHLLPYGLALVLGFIGIKMMIIDLFKIPTPVSLGVVAVIIAATVVLSLKYPPKEGEGQA from the coding sequence ATGCAGACGATCGGTAACGTGTGGTTGTGGGGCGGCTTCGCAGCGGTGGTGGTCATCGCCCTGCTGGTCGACCTCGTGTTGATGCGCCATGGTGGACCGCACAAGGTCACCTTCAAGGAGGCCCTGTGGTGGTCCATCGGCTGGGTCGCGCTGGCCCTGCTGTTCAATGCGGGCCTCTGGTACTACCTGAATGAGACCGCGGGCCAGGTGGTGGCCAACAAGGTCGGCCTCGAGTTCCTGACCGGCTACCTGGTCGAGAAGGCGCTGGCGGTCGACAACATCTTTGTCTTCCTGATGATCATGAGCTACTTCGCGGTGCCCGAGGAACAGCGCCAGAAGGTGCTGATCATCGGCATCCTGGGTGCGATCGTGCTGCGTACGATCATGATCTTCGCTGGCAGCGTGCTGATCAGCCAGTTCCATTGGCTGCTCTACGTGTTCGGCGCCTTCCTGCTCTTCACCGGCTGGAAGATGTGGTTCGCCGCTGGCCAGGAGCCTGATCTGGAAACCAACCCGGCGCTGCGCTGGATGCGCAAGCACCTGCGCCTGCTGCCGGATTACGCCGGCAACGCGTTGAGCGTGAAGCGCGACGGCGTGCGCTGGTTCACCCCGCTGTTCGCGGTGCTGATCCTGATCGCGGTCACCGACGTGATCTTCGCGGTGGACAGCATCCCGGCAATCTTCGCAATCACCACCGACCCGTTCATCGTGCTCACCTCCAACGTGTTCGCGGTGCTGGGCCTGCGTGCGATGTTCTTCCTGCTGGCCGGCATGGCCGACCGCTTCCACCTGCTGCCGTACGGTCTGGCGCTGGTGCTGGGCTTCATCGGCATCAAGATGATGATCATCGACCTGTTCAAGATCCCGACCCCGGTGTCGCTGGGCGTGGTCGCAGTGATCATCGCCGCCACCGTGGTGCTGAGCCTGAAGTACCCGCCGAAGGAAGGCGAAGGCCAGGCCTGA
- a CDS encoding rhomboid family intramembrane serine protease, producing the protein MDNNAPLPAGDVPAPRNDRSRILRAFNVSLAAVLALVAVFALQGTFDWRPWAVAPLEAKGLLGLIGGPMLHASVEHIVANSIAILILGTLAGSVYPKATVRALPLLWLGSGIGAWMLGNPGSVHLGASGVTHGLMFLLASLGLLRRDRAAIATGLIGMLFYGGMLMTILPHADGVSWQSHMGGAFAGIIAALLFRNADPLPPRQRYSWEDEEDEVEPLADDELEPPSPQRVPVLWQPREGQDYVVIPFRRPDEPRS; encoded by the coding sequence ATGGACAACAACGCGCCCCTGCCCGCCGGCGACGTGCCGGCCCCCCGCAATGACCGCTCGCGCATCCTGCGGGCGTTCAATGTCAGCCTGGCCGCCGTGCTGGCGCTGGTGGCCGTGTTCGCCCTGCAGGGCACGTTCGACTGGCGACCGTGGGCGGTCGCGCCGCTGGAAGCCAAGGGCCTGCTTGGCCTGATCGGCGGCCCGATGCTGCATGCCTCGGTCGAGCACATCGTCGCCAACAGCATCGCGATCCTGATCCTCGGCACGCTGGCCGGCAGCGTCTACCCGAAAGCCACCGTGCGCGCCCTGCCCCTGCTGTGGCTGGGCTCGGGCATAGGCGCGTGGATGCTGGGCAATCCGGGCAGCGTGCACCTGGGCGCCAGCGGCGTGACCCATGGCCTGATGTTCCTGCTGGCCAGCCTGGGCCTGCTGCGCCGCGACCGTGCAGCGATTGCCACCGGCCTGATCGGCATGCTGTTCTACGGCGGCATGCTGATGACCATCCTGCCGCACGCCGACGGCGTGTCCTGGCAGTCACACATGGGCGGCGCCTTCGCCGGCATCATCGCCGCGCTGCTGTTCCGCAACGCCGACCCGCTGCCGCCGCGCCAACGCTACAGCTGGGAAGACGAAGAGGACGAGGTCGAGCCGCTGGCCGACGACGAGCTGGAGCCGCCATCTCCGCAGCGCGTGCCGGTGCTGTGGCAGCCGCGCGAAGGCCAGGACTACGTGGTGATCCCGTTCCGCCGGCCGGACGAGCCGCGCAGCTGA
- a CDS encoding suppressor of fused domain protein has product MSTIDDDTLLERSWEYREETLYRRLFGDTGPGIYPLDMDLLRNVFKQEQIDPRWLHVGVNACPPHGDRRHWIYVSTGLSNPWEGRHEDGDSGWGIELMLETQEEATWALTTLRWFTAYHLLLCHSRMPGNPLTPWDRLKLGGPVDHAGSMLQAAVFVPSLHFPGPQQLPSGRFDFLQLLPLTLDEHAFGRAHGFEVLVAQLRTQGAAPVVDPQRVSIDLAPALVLQSPPGSP; this is encoded by the coding sequence GTGAGCACCATCGACGACGACACCCTGCTGGAGCGCAGCTGGGAGTATCGGGAGGAGACGCTGTACCGGCGGTTGTTCGGCGATACCGGACCGGGGATCTACCCCCTCGACATGGATCTGCTGCGCAACGTCTTCAAGCAGGAGCAGATCGACCCGCGCTGGCTGCATGTCGGTGTCAATGCGTGCCCTCCGCACGGTGATCGACGGCACTGGATCTATGTCAGCACCGGCCTGTCCAACCCCTGGGAAGGGCGGCACGAAGATGGAGATTCGGGGTGGGGCATCGAACTGATGCTTGAGACGCAGGAAGAAGCGACGTGGGCGCTGACCACCTTGCGCTGGTTCACCGCGTACCACCTGCTGCTGTGCCACTCACGCATGCCCGGCAATCCGTTGACGCCATGGGACCGGCTGAAGCTGGGGGGGCCGGTGGATCACGCAGGGAGCATGCTGCAGGCGGCCGTCTTCGTGCCGTCACTGCATTTTCCGGGACCCCAGCAATTGCCATCGGGACGATTCGACTTCCTGCAGCTGCTGCCGTTGACCCTGGACGAGCACGCGTTCGGCCGCGCGCATGGCTTCGAAGTGCTGGTGGCCCAGTTGAGAACCCAAGGTGCGGCGCCGGTGGTCGATCCGCAGCGGGTCAGCATCGATCTGGCCCCTGCTCTCGTACTTCAATCGCCTCCGGGCTCGCCTTGA
- a CDS encoding glycerophosphodiester phosphodiesterase, whose product MKSWGCALLLSLAVAPSVAMSAESSTPAAPKVSVYGHRGASALLPEHTLAAYAQAIADGADYIEPDLVMTRDGVMVARHENEIGGTTDVASHPEFASRRTSKVIDGQKVDGWFTEDFTLAELKTLYARERLPELRSTAYDGQFRIASLDEILAFLVQQAGRANRGIGLVPEIKHPTYFQSIGLPMEDKLLAALRGNAYTNVGPVTIQSFETANLRYLRGKIPRGSNIRLLQLLWKGDTQPADIAKAGGKLTYAQMMTPASLKDIASYADSIGPELRSIIPLDDKGALGTPTTLVRDAHAAGLMVIPYTFRPENHFQASNLRKGADNARNAEGSIAEMRAYLATGIDAFFTDDPALGRQAVDGMGAAGNAAD is encoded by the coding sequence GTGAAGTCGTGGGGTTGTGCGTTGCTGTTGTCGCTGGCCGTGGCACCATCGGTGGCCATGAGTGCTGAATCCTCCACCCCGGCCGCACCCAAGGTGTCGGTCTACGGCCATCGCGGGGCAAGCGCACTGTTGCCCGAGCACACCCTGGCGGCCTATGCACAGGCCATCGCCGATGGCGCCGACTACATCGAACCGGACCTGGTGATGACCAGGGACGGGGTGATGGTGGCCCGCCACGAGAACGAGATCGGCGGTACCACCGACGTCGCCTCGCATCCGGAGTTCGCCAGCCGCCGCACCAGCAAGGTGATCGACGGTCAGAAGGTCGACGGCTGGTTCACCGAAGACTTCACCCTGGCAGAGCTGAAGACCCTGTACGCCCGTGAGCGCCTGCCGGAACTGCGCAGCACCGCCTACGACGGCCAGTTCCGTATCGCCAGCCTGGACGAGATCCTGGCCTTCCTGGTGCAGCAGGCCGGGCGCGCCAACCGTGGCATCGGCCTGGTCCCGGAGATCAAGCACCCGACCTACTTCCAGTCCATCGGCCTGCCGATGGAAGACAAGCTGCTGGCCGCACTGCGTGGCAATGCCTATACCAACGTTGGCCCGGTCACCATCCAGTCGTTCGAGACCGCCAATCTGCGCTACCTGCGCGGCAAGATTCCGCGCGGCAGCAACATCCGCCTGCTGCAGCTGCTGTGGAAGGGCGACACCCAGCCAGCCGACATCGCCAAAGCCGGTGGCAAGCTGACCTACGCGCAGATGATGACCCCGGCCAGCTTGAAGGACATCGCCAGCTACGCCGACAGCATCGGCCCGGAGCTGCGTTCGATCATTCCGCTGGATGACAAGGGCGCGCTGGGCACGCCGACCACACTGGTGCGCGATGCGCATGCGGCTGGCCTGATGGTGATTCCGTACACCTTCCGCCCGGAGAACCACTTCCAGGCCAGCAACCTGCGCAAGGGCGCCGACAACGCGCGCAATGCCGAGGGCTCGATTGCCGAGATGCGTGCCTATCTGGCCACCGGCATCGATGCGTTCTTCACCGATGACCCGGCGCTGGGCCGGCAGGCGGTGGATGGAATGGGCGCGGCGGGCAACGCGGCGGACTGA
- the leuE gene encoding leucine efflux protein LeuE — MPWMGIQDLWTFLVAVLVFLALPGPGTFTLLTATGRGGVRGGYTALAGLLVGDQILMWLALAGVAALLKANPLVFHAVQYLGAAYLVWMGISLLRTPKHEGGDAGPIRMQPGRYFQQAILVSLLNPKAILFYMAFLPLFIDPKAHQGIATFAALAGIILVVSIAYCSMLIGVGNLARRRLIQHPRISDALRRVAGLFLVGFGIRLGLNG; from the coding sequence ATGCCGTGGATGGGCATCCAGGACCTGTGGACCTTTCTGGTCGCCGTGCTGGTGTTTCTCGCCCTGCCCGGTCCCGGCACCTTCACCCTGCTGACCGCCACCGGCCGAGGCGGCGTGCGCGGTGGCTACACGGCACTGGCCGGCCTGCTGGTCGGTGACCAGATCCTGATGTGGCTGGCGCTGGCCGGCGTGGCTGCGCTGCTGAAAGCCAACCCGCTGGTGTTCCACGCCGTGCAGTACCTGGGTGCGGCCTACCTGGTGTGGATGGGCATCAGCCTGCTGCGTACGCCGAAGCACGAGGGCGGTGATGCTGGCCCGATCCGCATGCAGCCGGGCCGCTATTTCCAGCAGGCAATCCTGGTCAGCCTGCTCAATCCGAAGGCGATCCTGTTCTACATGGCCTTCCTGCCGCTGTTCATCGATCCCAAGGCACACCAGGGCATTGCCACCTTCGCGGCGCTGGCCGGGATCATCCTGGTGGTCAGCATTGCGTACTGCTCGATGCTGATCGGCGTGGGCAACCTGGCCCGCCGCCGGTTGATCCAGCATCCGCGCATCAGCGATGCGCTGCGCCGGGTGGCCGGCCTGTTCCTGGTGGGATTCGGCATCCGGTTGGGGTTGAATGGATGA
- a CDS encoding protein klaA, with the protein MSHSAPPPLPTAHPAPEGAPLSVEQLKRDVLPVLFAGRIDIGRYGPAELANASAEPAWQDGSAHALARALAGLVSRLAEHDPNALLERASWWDRFTGADIERRLRRRIALGGNGDVLSEVEHQAAAVRSSVDRLNAQLDEHDAQGARLQIYIDAGVQFLQELPADNGAVDDPLVLDRPVERLQRRVANLTALLASHSISRIQVQLARNHAIELLDRYCETVQILVPIWRQTIQALQNSDNASPQMVARAAQAQDQLKQALQQLLRASGEPA; encoded by the coding sequence ATGTCCCATTCCGCCCCGCCCCCCCTTCCTACCGCTCACCCTGCACCTGAGGGTGCGCCGCTCAGCGTCGAACAGCTCAAGCGCGATGTACTGCCGGTCCTGTTCGCCGGGCGCATCGACATCGGTCGCTATGGCCCCGCCGAACTGGCCAACGCCAGCGCGGAGCCTGCCTGGCAGGATGGCAGCGCCCACGCGCTGGCCAGAGCATTGGCCGGTCTGGTCAGCCGCCTTGCCGAACACGACCCCAATGCTCTGCTGGAACGTGCCAGCTGGTGGGATCGGTTCACCGGCGCCGATATCGAGCGGCGGCTTCGCCGGCGCATCGCGCTGGGCGGCAACGGCGACGTGCTGTCCGAGGTCGAGCACCAGGCCGCAGCGGTGCGCAGCAGCGTCGACCGCTTGAATGCGCAACTCGATGAGCATGATGCGCAGGGTGCACGCCTGCAGATCTACATCGATGCGGGGGTGCAGTTCCTGCAGGAACTGCCAGCGGACAATGGCGCCGTGGACGATCCGCTGGTGCTGGACCGCCCCGTGGAACGCCTGCAGCGGCGCGTGGCCAATCTGACCGCGCTGCTGGCCAGCCACTCGATCAGCCGCATCCAGGTGCAGCTGGCACGCAACCACGCCATTGAACTGCTCGACCGCTACTGCGAGACCGTGCAGATCCTTGTGCCGATCTGGCGCCAGACCATCCAGGCGCTGCAGAACAGCGACAACGCCAGCCCGCAGATGGTCGCGCGTGCGGCACAGGCCCAGGACCAGCTGAAACAGGCCCTGCAGCAGCTGCTTCGTGCTTCCGGAGAACCCGCATGA
- a CDS encoding amino acid permease, translating to MSLFRRKSLDSVTVHEAGRRLIPTLSWPHLIALGIGAIVGTGIYTLIGVGANLAGPAVLISFAIAGAVCACAALSYAELSTMMPAAGSAYTYSYSALGEVFAWVVGWSLILEYSLVVSTVAVGWSGYFVGFLEWVHTQFGWNVHLPAWLAAGPHVEGGMINLPAIIITWLVAGMLMAGTKESATLNAILVVFKLIALAIFVAVALPAFDSNNLQPFMPYGFAKSMGPDGVEHGVMAAAAIIFFAFYGFDAISTAAEETKNPGRDLSIGIIGSMIGCTIVYVLVALAAVGAMSYAVFGHSAEPLALIMRQLGHPTAAMVIGVIAIIALPTVLLAFLYGQSRIFFVMSRDGLLPRGLSKVNARTGTPVATTLFTAVVVSALAGVARLDEIAALANAGTLAAFTAVGICLVVLRLREPNRERTFRTPLAFVVGPLAALGCIYLFLSLPHSTQLYFLLWNVVGLVLYFLYSRRHALIAK from the coding sequence ATGTCCCTGTTCCGGCGCAAGTCCCTAGATTCCGTCACCGTCCACGAAGCCGGCAGGCGTCTGATCCCGACGCTCAGCTGGCCGCACCTGATCGCGCTGGGTATTGGCGCCATCGTCGGTACCGGCATCTACACACTGATCGGCGTCGGTGCCAACCTGGCCGGCCCGGCCGTACTGATCTCCTTCGCCATTGCCGGTGCGGTCTGCGCCTGCGCGGCACTGTCCTACGCCGAGCTGTCGACGATGATGCCGGCCGCCGGCAGTGCCTACACTTACAGCTACAGTGCGCTGGGCGAAGTATTCGCCTGGGTGGTGGGCTGGAGCCTGATCCTGGAGTACTCGCTGGTGGTGAGTACGGTGGCGGTGGGCTGGTCCGGCTACTTCGTCGGCTTCCTCGAATGGGTCCACACCCAGTTCGGCTGGAACGTGCACCTGCCGGCCTGGCTTGCCGCCGGCCCGCACGTGGAAGGCGGCATGATCAACCTGCCGGCGATCATCATCACCTGGCTGGTGGCAGGCATGCTGATGGCCGGCACCAAGGAAAGCGCCACCCTCAACGCCATCCTGGTGGTGTTCAAGCTGATCGCGCTGGCCATCTTCGTGGCCGTGGCCCTGCCCGCCTTCGACAGCAACAACCTGCAGCCGTTCATGCCGTATGGCTTCGCCAAGTCGATGGGCCCTGATGGCGTCGAGCACGGCGTGATGGCGGCAGCGGCGATCATCTTCTTCGCCTTCTACGGCTTCGATGCGATCTCCACCGCCGCCGAGGAAACCAAGAACCCGGGCCGCGACCTGTCAATCGGCATCATCGGTTCGATGATCGGCTGCACCATCGTCTACGTGCTGGTGGCGCTGGCCGCCGTGGGTGCGATGAGCTACGCCGTGTTCGGCCACAGCGCTGAGCCGCTGGCCCTGATCATGCGTCAGCTGGGCCATCCGACCGCGGCGATGGTGATCGGCGTGATCGCGATCATCGCCCTGCCGACGGTGCTGCTGGCCTTCCTGTACGGCCAGAGCCGCATCTTCTTCGTGATGAGCCGCGACGGCCTGCTGCCGCGTGGCCTGTCCAAGGTCAACGCACGCACCGGCACGCCAGTGGCGACCACGCTGTTCACCGCGGTGGTTGTGTCGGCGCTGGCCGGTGTGGCGCGCCTGGACGAGATCGCGGCGCTGGCCAATGCCGGTACCCTGGCCGCGTTCACTGCCGTGGGCATCTGCCTGGTGGTGCTGCGCCTGCGCGAGCCGAACCGAGAGCGCACGTTCCGCACGCCGCTGGCCTTCGTGGTCGGCCCGCTGGCCGCGCTGGGCTGCATCTACCTGTTCCTCAGCCTGCCGCACAGCACCCAGCTGTACTTCCTGCTGTGGAACGTGGTCGGCCTGGTGCTGTACTTCCTGTACAGCCGCCGCCACGCGTTGATCGCGAAATAA